A single Cucumis melo cultivar AY chromosome 4, USDA_Cmelo_AY_1.0, whole genome shotgun sequence DNA region contains:
- the LOC103499217 gene encoding uncharacterized protein LOC103499217 gives MTQPFLRTRTPEEIHGFPPIEELEAYKIVFETYTFGGSEQIPYRGDDNPELEVDFQEPMENFPQETQILPDETEAKTEESKEAQIENRENEMMKDLRKMAEESSISSRTESSPWSSPGSFSSREYNSNYTLGSYGSMRKEKEWRRTLACKLFEERHNSEGTEGMDSLWETYENSESKNLQKKEKMNGKLKKGKKIQKKTDDDDEEEEDGEGQLCCLQALKFSAGKMNLGMGKPNLLKMTKALKGFGWLNRNGSRKRLIHS, from the exons ATGACACAACCATT TTTGAGAACAAGAACACCAGAGGAGATCCATGGATTCCCCCCCATCGAAGAGCTTGAAGCTTATAAAATCGTCTTTGAAACTTACACTTTTGGTGGCTCTGAACAAATCCCGTATAGGGGGGATGACAATCCAGAACTTGAAGTTGATTTTCAAGAACCCATGGAGAATTTCCCTCAGGAAACCCAAATTCTCCCGGATGAAACTGAAGCAAAAACAGAGGAATCAAAAGAAGCCCAAATCGAAAACAGAGAGAATGAAATGATGAAAGATTTGAGGAAAATGGCAGAAGAATCATCAATATCTTCAAGAACAGAATCGAGTCCATGGAGTTCGCCAGGGAGTTTCAGTAGTAGAGagtataatagtaattatacaTTAGGAAGTTATGGATCGATGAGGAAAGAGAAAGAATGGAGAAGAACACTTGCTTGTAAGCTGTTTGAAGAACGGCATAATTCAGAAGGAACAGAAGGAATGGATTCATTATGGGAAACATATGAGAATAGTGAATCAAAGAACttacagaagaaagaaaaaatgaatggaaaattgaagaaaggaaagaaaattcaaaagaaaaccGATGATgacgatgaagaagaagaagatggagaaGGGCAACTTTGTTGTTTACAAGCATTGAAATTCTCAGCAGGGAAGATGAATTTGGGAATGGGAAAACCAAATCTTTTGAAAATGACTAAAGCTTTGAAGGGATTTGGATGGTTGAACAGAAATGGAAGTAGAAAGAGATTGATCCATTCATGA